TGGTATAATTCGTTTGATGTGCAATTCCAACTACTCTGATTTCCTTGAGGTGTGTGTTGTGCACTAAGTCCAATCTAACACCAGTGGTCTCAATGGACTCTTCTACCATTATTTTTCCCTTCATGACTTGAATCTTGTTAGAGTTTTACTGATTTCTTTACATTTCCAATCACTTTACATTTCAAGTTATGTAGCTCAGCCCATCGGCCTAGATTTTACTTTTGTGAACATTTGTAACTTGACTCCTTCAAGAAATAATTACATTCTGTTTCTCGTTTAAAtttctatttcatttttatttactttatagGCAAACATACACTACATTGAATATTAAGTCATCGTTTGTTCGAGGCACAAAAAGAACTTAATAGAACCAGCGTCCCCCACTCAATGCACAATATTTTGGTTTAGAAGTCATATTAACATGCAGCCTTTGTACATATTCAAACACAAATACTGTTTGTTGGCAACCTCCAGCAGTGGCGTGCCTATTATCTCTTTCTCTCGAGCCATCTCGTGGCActgaaactaaaaacaaaactcAAGGAATATGCATGTTGAACACTGTGCCTAAGCTCCGTTAGAGTTTTGGCACCAGCAATAGAATCCCATTATGTTGAAGTTGtaggagaaggaaaaaaaaacaaactcaaaactaaTGACGAATAAGTCTCACCTTGCAAAATCCAGAGTTAATGACATTATTAGTCAAACTTAAAACTGATCATGaataagttgaatatcagagtgtgcGACGAAcaaaactacaaaataataagaatataataaataaacaagatgCCGAGACAGCTACATAACCCAAAGAAACTACTCAAGACTAACTTATTCTTCTATAGAGTTACAAGGTgtcatatatatagaaaattgGCATAACCCTAATAGGCTCGGAAACAAAACTCTAATAGTAAAGGGTTAGGCCCAAAAgaccaaacattaaaataaacctaagactaatattttccaacacaccCACTCATGGCGGTACATGATATGAGTTTGCCactagatgtggatgcaagctcCGTTATGCTAATTTCTATTGCCAACTCCAATACGAAATTCCATTGATGCAATGCAAGTGCAAGATGCTAGTGCCAATGCAAGATTCCAATATTAATACTAGTGTAAAATTCCAATGCTAGCCAATGCAAAATTCCAATACCAGTACCAATGCAAAATTTCAATTCGAATTGGTGGCAACTAAGGTTGTCAATGTCAGCTAAGGTTGTCAATGTCGAACTTTGTCTTAATTTATACCTCATTTCCTTGAACATGCACTTACAATATAGAAAGAAACAAATTGGTGGCAACTAGCAACTAGCAACTGCAACAGTACAAAACTGAATAGATAGGAAGATGTTAGTGTTAAAACGAATTTTAACCTTCCATGCGAGCTGTGACTCACAGGTACGTTCTGTATTATGGAATAAAAACTGTTTACACcaatgaagaagatgatgcaatgagagaaagagatgaaGAATGCAGAGAATATGACTCTGCAAATGATTTTACTATTTCATTCCACCGAGAGTGAGTGAGGAAAAAATCCCACTCCTCTTAATTGCAATTACAATTTAAACTTGGCAGTATTCAAATAACATCCAACCAATCCTAGCGATTCATCTTACATCCTATGAGATGAAGACACATATACACTCACTTGTTTAAGACCTATGACACTTAATACGAAAGCATACACACAATCTTAGCAATATGAGCTAGAAACCAACTGCCACATCAGATCACAATTTACACACTAACAGGAGGAGAGACAAAGTAATTCCCAGGTGGTAAGATAGTAGGAAATTCATTGAAAGAAACGCGTAAAAAACTGTAAGTTGTCAACTTGTCAGGATTATCAAGATTATCTCACTCTCACCTCCATTTATCTCGtcttctctcatttttctttcttgattGGTTTAGAgattgagaaaagaaaaaagaagtgaaaaaCTGCTTGTCATTAATGACCTGCTTGGAGGAGTTGACCGTTGGAAGCGCCTCCGCATCTGCTCCGTCAGCTTGTCGATGGAAATACGATGTGTTTTTGAGTTTCAGGGGCGAAGATACCCGCAAGGGTTTCACAGACCATCTCTACGATAAATTGAAGTGGCGTGCAATCAAAACTTTCAGGGACGACCCAGAACTTCAAAGAGGAACTAGTATTCATCCTGAGCTTCTTATGGCAATTCAACAATCACGATTTGCAATTGTTGTTATTTCGCCAAACTATGCTGCTTCCACATGGTGCTTGGTTGAACTGACAAAGATTCTTCAGTCCATGGACGAGAGTGAGACCATCCTGCCAGTTTTTTACGATGTTGATCCCTCGGATGTCCGGCATCAAAAGGGGAGTTTCGCCGAGGCCTTCTTTAAACATGAGGAGAAGTTCAGGGAAGACATAGAGAAGGTGCAAGGTTGGAGAGATGCTTTAACAAAAGTGGCTAATCTTGCAGGGTGGACGTCAAAGGATTACAGGTACGAAACGGAACTTATCAAAGAAATTGTGGAAGTAGTGTGGAACAAAGTTCATCCTACATTGACGCTGATAGATTCTTCGGAGATGTTAGTCGGAATTGAATTTAGATTAAAGGAAATATGTTTCCTTTTGGATATAGCGGAAAATCATGTTTGCTTTATAGGGATATGGGGGATGGGAGGGATTGGTAAGACAACCCTTGCTAGACTTGTTTATGAAAAATTCTCTCATAACTTTGAAGTTAGCATCTTTCTTGCTAACGTCAGAGAAATTTATGCAAAACATGGTTTAGTACATCTACAAAAGCAACTGCTTTCACAAATCTTGAAAGAGAAGGACGTACAAGTTTGGGATGTTTATAGCGGGATTACAATGGCAAAGAGTTTTTTGTGTAACAAAAAAGCTCTTCTCATTCTTGATGATGTAGACCAATTAAACCAACTAGAAAAGTTGGTTGGAGAAAAATACTGGTTCGGTTTAGGGAGCAGAATCATCGTGACCACTAGAGATAGACATTTGCTGGTCGCACATGGCATAGAGAAACAATATGAAGTTGTAGAATTAGATGAGGATGAAGCTTATCAGCTCTTTAATTGGAAAGCATTCaaagaagatgagcctcaggAAAAATATTTGGAGCTCTCTAAGCAGTTCGTTAAGTATGCTAGAGGTCTTCCATTAGCTCTTAGAACTTTGGGGTCTTTTTTGTATAAAAGAGATCCATATGCATGGAGTAGTGCATTGAACAAACTGAAGCAAACTCCTAATAGAACAGTTTTTGAAATGCTAAAAATAAGTTATGATGGACTAGATGAGATGGAGAAGAGAATTTTCCTTGATATTGCTTGTTTCCATAAGTGGTCTGACAAAGAGCGAGTAATTGAAGTACTAGACAGTTGTGGATTTTGCGCTCGTATTGTGATAGATGTTCTTGTTGAGAAGTCTCTCTTAACTATTTCTGGCAAGAGTGTCTGTATGCACGATTTGATACAAGAAATGGCATGGGAGATTGTTCGAGGTGAGTCTTTTGAAGAGCCCGGTGCGCGAAGTCGTTTGTGGCTTCGTGATGACATATTTCATGTGCTCACAAAGAATACGGTAAGAAATTATTCGTAAATATCAAGTTTGGATAGCAGTATAAAACCTTAATGTTACACAGTACTATGAGACTTGTGGAATTAACTTTTCCTTCATTCCTGTTTATTAGGGAAAAAAAGCAATTGAAGGCATTGTCTTACGCTTGCGTGAATTTGAAGAGGCACACTGGAATCCTGAAGCCTTCTCTAAGATGTGTAATTTAAAGTTGCTTGACATTGATAATTTGAGACTTTCTGTTGGCCCCAAATATCTTCCTAATGCCTTGAGATTTCTCAAATGGAGTTGGTATCCCTCCAAATTTCTGCCGCCAGGTTTTCAACCAAATGAACTGACTGAACTTAGTTTGCCCCATAGCAAAATTGATTACCTTTGGAATGGAATAAAGGTAAATATATGCATAGAATAGTATTCATTCAGCAATTTTTTCATCTTTTTGGTTAGAATACATTGCAAGGCTTTTTGGACGGTGATCTGATTTTCtaactttttcatgttttgtgCAGTACTTCAGAAAGTTGAAATCTATCGATCTTAGCTACTCGCAGAACTTGACAAGGACTCCAGATTTCACAGGTCTTCAAAATCTTGAGAGGCTAGTTCTTGAAGGCTGCACAAATTTAGTTGAGATTCATCCATCCATTGCATCTCTCAAATGTCtcagaattttgaattttagaaaCTGCAAAAGTATTAAGATTCTCCCAAATGAAGTAAAGATGGAAACTCTTGAAGTATTTGATCTTTCTGGCTGCTCAAAAGTTAAGAAGATTCCAGAATTCGGTGGACAGATGAAAAATGTATCAAAGCTTTATTTAGGTGGGACTGCTGTTGAGGAGCTGCCTTTATCATTTAAAGGTTTGATTGAGAGTTTAGAAGAACTTGATTTAACGGGAATTTCTATAAGAGAGCCACTTTCCTCGATCGGTCCTATGAAAAATCTCGACCTATCATCCTTTCATGGATGTAATGGTCCACCACCTCAGCCACGGTTCTCATTCCTCCCTTCTGGCTTATTCCCACGGAACAGTCTTAGCCCTGTGAATCTGGTGTTAGCTTCTTTAAAAGATTTCCGTTCTTTAAAGAAACTAGATCTAAGTGACTGCAACCTTTGTGACGGAGCCCTTCCCGAAGATATTGGCTGTTTGTCCTCTTTAAAAGAATTAAATCTTGGAGGAAACAATTTTGTTAGCCTTCCCACAAGCATTGGTTGTCTTTCTAAGCTTAGTTTTTTCAACTTGAACAACTGCAAAAGGCTTCAACAATTACCAGACCTTCCGTTAAACAACagaatatatttaaaaacgGACAATTGTACTTCCTTACAAATGTTGCCAGGTCCACCAGAGCTGTGCAGATTACGCCGGTTTGTCTTCTCTTCTGTCAATTGCTTGAGACTAGTTGGTTATCAAGGTTCGAACAATATTATATATTCAATGCTAAAGCGATTCCTACaggtattctctctctctctctctctctgcctctcTTTATCTTCCTCCATAGTTGTGTGATATAGTGGTTAATTTGAATCGTACAGGAAATCCCTCATTTTGTTGACCGGTTTAGTATTATAATTCCTGGAAGTGAAATCCCTGAGTGGTTCACTAATCAAAGTGTTGGACACTCACTAACTGAAAAGCTACCTTTGCATGCTGGAAATAGCGAGTGGATGGGGTTTGCTTTATGTGCTGTTTTTGTATCTCACGAGAATCCAGCTGTTGTTCGTGAAGTAGATTATTTGCAAACTTATGCAAATGAAATTTGTTGTCAATGGAAAATTCCTGGTTCTCAGTTTGAGGGTGTGTCTTTTTATAATCGTTTAGACCACGTTGTATCAGATCACCTTTTGTTAGTCCTTTTGTCTAGGCAGCACTATAATTTTTTGGAGGAGAAACACTCTCAGATTAAGTTTGGTTTCAAAACCAGACGTGCTGTTGGAAACAAGAAATGTTTGAAGGTGAAGAAATGTGGAGTCCGTTCAGTGTACGAGCAAGATGTGGAAGACCTCAACAGAACAATGAACCtgtccaacaacaacaattctctTCATGAGGCTGTGCACATTCCACATTGTGATTTTTGACGTATCAGCAAACATACAAACTGCCTCTGTTAAGTGAACATAAGAATCCAGGAACGAGGCAGGATCGAGCAGAAGTGGTAACTTCGACAAGGAAGGAAGCACTCCGGAAAAGATTAAAAGAAGGGACATGTCTCTGTATCCATTTGGAATCTTTTGTTCTTGTAACTTCGTATGTTATGATCCTATGGAGTGAATCATTCTTTCCCTGATGGCCATCTCGGAATCTCAGTGAACCTATTGCATTTTAGTTTTATCCTTGGATTGATGGTAAAAATGTTAGAATTTGTATTCAACAAATTAAGTGCTAAAGAGTACACAGATTTTATTCATTGATAACAATGAATCTGTTCAACCAAACGAAGTCAACTatccaacaaaaataaataaattaaagaagaaaagATAATTGGCAGCATGTGATGTGCTTTGGAGCATTGAATCTGTCCAATCTGACTAAAAAAAGTCAAAAGAGCCTCTTTCTCTCCTAGACCAACTGGAAGTTCCCTTGTCTCTAACACGAAGCTAGCCTCTCTCCACCTTCctgttttttttgttggttgTTTTGGTGTTTCTTCGTTTaaagaaaaacgaaaaagaaGTTGTCAGTAACTCATCAATgaatttcttggaggaggaaaGAATGGAGAGGTGGGACCGGTCCCGAAGGGAGCTGCTCGATGGAAGCGCCTCCGCATCTGCTCCTACAGCTCGCAGATGGAAATATgatgtgtttttaagtttcaggGGTGAAGACACCCGAAAGGGTTTCACAGACCATCTCTATGATAAATTACAGTGGCGTGCAATCAAAACTTTCAAGGACGACCAAGGACTTGAAAGAGGGACATTTATCTCTCCTGAGCTTCATAGTGCAATCAGAGAATCTCAGTTTGCTATTGTTGTTCTTTCGCCAAACTATGCCTCTTCAACTTGGTGCTTAAGTGAACTCGCAATGATTTTCCAATGCATGACAAAGAGGGGGACAATTCTGCCAATCTTTTACAATGTTGATCCCTCTGACGTACGACATCAAAGGGGGActtttgctgaagctttcacaAAGCATGAAAAAGAGCATAAGGAAAACATGCGGCTGGTGGATCGGTGGAGAGCTTCTTTAACGAACGTGAGTAATCTCGCAGGGTGGACTTCAAACGATCGGTAAGCAAAGTTGACATAAACAATATATACTCGGATGTTGTGTTCCTTTTACCTTCTTTGGTgattagtttatttatttacttgaaTTTCTTGTAGGTATGAAACAGAGCTTATTAAAGAGGTAGTCGAAGCCATATGGAAAAAGGTGCATCCTACATACACACTCTCAGGTTCAACAGAGAACTTAGTCGGAATTGATTTTAGATTGAAATATATAGATATGCTTTTATTTGTTCGTGCAAATGATGTTCGCTTTATAGGGATATGGGGGATGGGCGGGATGGGTAAGACAACCCTTGCTAGACTAGTTTATGAGAGAATTTCGCATgagttttgtttgtaccatacttgaccaatcccgaaactaccgagcaccggccaacgctatactgtcaaggacccagaagagttcccctccgaccaggaggccaatcactactcgacatgtgtcaagattagaagccaatcagagcgcagcacgtgtcgacatcaagaaccaatcataacatgacacatgtcaatgtgacaaagctacaagtttttctataaataggggtcattcccccacaatattgcctaatgccatttgtgttaaatcattcacaagaactcactaaattgagagtttgatcctttgtacttgtgtaagcccttcactactaataagaactcctctactccgtggacgtagccaatctgggtgaaccacgtacatcctgtgtttgcttctctgtctctattcatttacgtacttatcctcactagtgaccgaagcaaccaagcgaaggtcacaaaacctgacactttctgttgtaccaaagtcttcgctgattttgtgcatcaacatttggcgccgtctgtgggaaacgacacttattcctactctcttcagctgtgtcaagctggtttctatcattcgtacactttcttttgatcaggcatccctctccagcatgggaagcgaaggaagccacagcacacagaatgacaccccccttgcacatagtgcgaaacaacgaaagaaggaaggaaaacgagttcttcttcaagctaaagtcgatgagttggaagctcagaacaacaagatagcaatgaggaatgaggtcctccaggagcaatatgagaagctcttcgagacacttcacgaagctaggcaagctcagacacgcgagcttgttgcccccgtggaagtcaaccatcaactgggtgccctccaacatggagggtcacatgcattcgacatagatatccctgatagggaacaaattacccctcgatttgataatcaacatgaggcttctcttaacccagttgcttcgacccgaaccatgagaagcggagggagacacctctttgctgaaggggcagaaggatcgaaagccgtctttcgcgattgtcgggatttcctgaagcaacgtcgagagaattccatccatataagctcaaagatcaatgacccaaggatttctgagagactcggtcccctgccacggcccgagccggccaccaacttggggaaggtgcaacaagtcctagagagacatgagggtacaggggactcagaggtgttccgacagacataccctggaagccagtacagcgagtccagggaaaaatcacatgcccttgatcaaaccttcctaattccaagaggagatggagatttacgaaagaaagctccagtggcacataactccgctcaggacccccttgtcctacaacttcttgaggaagtaaacaagttgaaggttgaacgtcaggctgaaatacctgactggaaccaacccaggcctggccctcttacaagaaggatcctcaacaccccccttcaagcaaagacaaagcagaagcttggcttgcaactttatactggaaaagaggacccgattgagcaccttaacctctttgagtccaccatggcataccggatgcacaccgacgaagagcgatgtcttctcttcccctccaccctctctggcggagctctaaattggtattgtcgtcttacacctgagacggtagactcatttgaggaattgaggaaactatttgtttcccaacacattttccaaaccgatcgcttgcactctgcagatgacctgtacactatccgccagaagccagacgagtcattacgtatgtatgctggccgcttcagccatgaatactcccggtgtgccgaggcagacgacaagactgccctcaaagccttcacggcaggcctacgtgattgtttctttaaatacatgatcaatgccaatacttggaagacttactctgaggtgatggcgcaggcttataaccatgcctccgccgaggcaaagacatatcaggagaaaccccctacaaccatcctttatcaacaagtgggaggtgaaagccagactcacctaaatgagaagacctcgactttccaaacagcagtggcaccttcccatgccttgcataatgcttcgccgaatcaacagacatatcaatttcaaggcaagaggaaggatttccatcctcaccactctcctttcagtaaaaagagtaagggacactatcccgataaccaagggtatcgccacaataacgctcgcccccaggcagtcaatgcagtgggtcaaacccgcgtcaagacaccccctaccccaaggtatgagacatacatgcccttgaatgccacatgcgcggccatttaccccagcatagcacacatgataccaaagccaaagccgaggcacccagattacacgcccccgaataacgcgggcatgttttgttgctaccatgagcataacgaccacgatagcgagaaatgtatcatcctccgtgatcgtattgaagctttggcacgagaaggaaaaattaatcaattcctccttcaccctcaaagggataaccgtaaccaacgccaggtgaatgtcatatattccataagcggcggcacacccatatctgaatcttccaatagggccatgaaaaacagtgaacgaattctgaggcctggtcaccaagtgtttcacgtggaagacatcaggggagggaagtatcaaaagcctaactgggatccgatatgtttctaccctgaggaagaaagaggcatcatctaccctcataacgacccattgatcgtggaggctcacatagccaactttgatgttcgacgaatcctcgtagacacaggggcttcggtcaatatcatgtttgccgaagctttcagggcactcagtgtagctgaacacttgctcgatcgctcgatttctcctctgataagcttctccggtgatatcgtgcaacccttagggagcatacatttaccctttactattggtacaggcccttacacggctaccattaccactaacttcctagtggttgactgcccaacggcatacaatgtcatctttgggcgcacaggcatcaatgatctcaaggctatggtatccacgcatatgctgttgatgaaatttccaaccccccatggcaacggctacatcagaggagatcagcttactgcacgatcatgttacaacacttcagttaagcaacaacacttgcccggacccaaggaaaccctgtctgtacatgaccaagtcacaaagaccagcctagatgcagcgaacttggatcttcctgatagcaacaatcaacccgatgatcctcgagatgactctttcacccagcaagcccaacctgctgaagagttggagaaggtacctatctcaagagattatccagatcgcatggtgaagattggcaccacattgtcaccaccctttcggttagcattgatatcttttttgaaagagaacactgaagtcttcgcctggtcatacgaggacatgccaggcatctctcccgatgtcatctgtcatcgtttgagtattgaccccaagatcaagccggtgagacagaagcgaagatcttatgacgctgaacgatacgaggcaatgaaagcagaagttgaaaaactcaaaggcataggctttgtccgcgaagtcaattacccgacatgggtagcaaatgtggtccttgttaggaaaaatccgaccaaagaaagtctttcgcttcaaaatgtcttgtggaggatgtgtgttgactacaccgacctaaacaaagggtgtccgaaagatagtttccctcttcctcttattgacaggcttatagactctacggcagggtgtgagctcttgagctttatggacgcttattcaggatacaaccaaatcctcatgaacccctcagaccaagaacacacggccttcactactgacaggggactatattgctataaagtcatgcctttcggcctaaagaatgcaggagcaacttatcagagactggtcaattcaatgttcgccgaacaaattgggaagaacatggaagtttacgttgatgatatgctagtcaaaagcaaacatgctgaccaacacatcaccaacctatctgaaactttcaccattctaaagaggtatcgaatgaggttgaaccccaacaaatgtgccttcggcgtgggctctggcaaattcttaggcttcatgattagccaacgaggcattgaagctaaccctgaaaagatcaaagcaatcctcgacatgaaagagccaataacttcaaaagacatccaaagccttactggcaaggtggcagccttaaccagattcatctctaaggccacagacagatgtgctcctttcttcaaagcactcaagggaaataagaagtacattacatggacggaggaatgtgccaaggcattcaggaacctcaaagagtacatgagtaaagcccctctgctctccaaaccagaagttggtgacactctcatcatctatctatcggtttcggtttcagcagtcagttctgttcttattcgaatggacagtggtgtcgaacggcccgtctactacgctagcaaggccctacaagatgcggagacacgatactccaacattgagaaattagctctagcattggtcatgtctgctcggaaacttcgcccttatttccaagcacacgccatcatcgtgcttaccaatcaccctctttgacagatactccagagtcctgacacgtctggacgaatgatcaaatgggcgatagcattgggtgagtttgacatctcctaccaaccaaaaccagccgaaaaaggtcaagcagtagcagatttcatcgccgacttcacatatcctgttgacattgcttctacacctgaagcagtagcttcattaccatcagaagctcagaagatagaaccaacaaccccagcatggagtctgtatgttgatggctcatccaaccaacagggctgtggagcgggactagtcttgactacgcccgacaaagtagcaatggagtatgctcttcgtttcaaattcaaggcatcaaacaatg
This genomic interval from Malus domestica chromosome 05, GDT2T_hap1 contains the following:
- the HD8 gene encoding disease resistance protein RUN1; this translates as MTCLEELTVGSASASAPSACRWKYDVFLSFRGEDTRKGFTDHLYDKLKWRAIKTFRDDPELQRGTSIHPELLMAIQQSRFAIVVISPNYAASTWCLVELTKILQSMDESETILPVFYDVDPSDVRHQKGSFAEAFFKHEEKFREDIEKVQGWRDALTKVANLAGWTSKDYRYETELIKEIVEVVWNKVHPTLTLIDSSEMLVGIEFRLKEICFLLDIAENHVCFIGIWGMGGIGKTTLARLVYEKFSHNFEVSIFLANVREIYAKHGLVHLQKQLLSQILKEKDVQVWDVYSGITMAKSFLCNKKALLILDDVDQLNQLEKLVGEKYWFGLGSRIIVTTRDRHLLVAHGIEKQYEVVELDEDEAYQLFNWKAFKEDEPQEKYLELSKQFVKYARGLPLALRTLGSFLYKRDPYAWSSALNKLKQTPNRTVFEMLKISYDGLDEMEKRIFLDIACFHKWSDKERVIEVLDSCGFCARIVIDVLVEKSLLTISGKSVCMHDLIQEMAWEIVRGESFEEPGARSRLWLRDDIFHVLTKNTGKKAIEGIVLRLREFEEAHWNPEAFSKMCNLKLLDIDNLRLSVGPKYLPNALRFLKWSWYPSKFLPPGFQPNELTELSLPHSKIDYLWNGIKYFRKLKSIDLSYSQNLTRTPDFTGLQNLERLVLEGCTNLVEIHPSIASLKCLRILNFRNCKSIKILPNEVKMETLEVFDLSGCSKVKKIPEFGGQMKNVSKLYLGGTAVEELPLSFKGLIESLEELDLTGISIREPLSSIGPMKNLDLSSFHGCNGPPPQPRFSFLPSGLFPRNSLSPVNLVLASLKDFRSLKKLDLSDCNLCDGALPEDIGCLSSLKELNLGGNNFVSLPTSIGCLSKLSFFNLNNCKRLQQLPDLPLNNRIYLKTDNCTSLQMLPGPPELCRLRRFVFSSVNCLRLVGYQGSNNIIYSMLKRFLQEIPHFVDRFSIIIPGSEIPEWFTNQSVGHSLTEKLPLHAGNSEWMGFALCAVFVSHENPAVVREVDYLQTYANEICCQWKIPGSQFEGVSFYNRLDHVVSDHLLLVLLSRQHYNFLEEKHSQIKFGFKTRRAVGNKKCLKVKKCGVRSVYEQDVEDLNRTMNLSNNNNSLHEAVHIPHCDF
- the LOC108169510 gene encoding toll/interleukin-1 receptor-like protein; this translates as MNFLEEERMERWDRSRRELLDGSASASAPTARRWKYDVFLSFRGEDTRKGFTDHLYDKLQWRAIKTFKDDQGLERGTFISPELHSAIRESQFAIVVLSPNYASSTWCLSELAMIFQCMTKRGTILPIFYNVDPSDVRHQRGTFAEAFTKHEKEHKENMRLVDRWRASLTNVSNLAGWTSNDRYETELIKEVVEAIWKKVHPTYTLSGSTENLVGIDFRLKYIDMLLFVRANDVRFIGIWGMGGMGKTTLARLVYERISHEFCLYHT